In the Solanum pennellii chromosome 5, SPENNV200 genome, one interval contains:
- the LOC107018624 gene encoding WAT1-related protein At3g28050-like, whose product MAAMEMKVKMKEALPYIGMASTQFAQVGLMIVGKKAMSAGMTNFTFVFYSNTLAALILLPSFFFYRSTRPPLNFSLISEFFLLGFLGCSAQLTGYTGINYTSASFASAMLNLIPGFTFILAVIFRMEKLDCRSTSTLIKSIGTIVSIAGAFTATLYKGPQILLTSSLKPQNYLHFQETDWIIGGLYLVVDCVVSSLYLIVQASVLKKYPVELIVVFFYCFFASILSAIVSLFMDNNSNAWLLQPGTRSFAVLYSGIFGSAFQVSVMFWCIRRKGPLFVAMFHPLGIVIAAALGIIFLGDIFYLGSLVGSIVIVVGFYGVMWGKTKEDKVDEDKLTRNINSKAPLLEIKDAETKI is encoded by the exons ATGGCGGCGATGGAGATGAAGGTAAAGATGAAGGAAGCTTTGCCATATATAGGAATGGCGTCAACCCAATTCGCACAAGTTGGTTTAATGATAGTTGGCAAAAAAGCCATGTCCGCCGGAATGACCAATTTCACCTTCGTCTTCTACTCCAACACTCTTGCAGCACTTATTCTcctcccttctttcttcttctacaG ATCAACTCGTCCGCCACTCAATTTCTCACTCATTTCTGAGTTTTTCTTGCTGGGTTTTCTTGG TTGTTCAGCTCAGCTAACTGGATATACTGGGATTAATTATACTTCTGCTTCGTTTGCCTCAGCAATGCTCAACCTCATCCCAGGTTTTACTTTCATACTTGCCGTCATTTTCAG GATGGAGAAATTAGATTGTCGAAGTACAAGTACCCTGATTAAATCCATTGGAACCATCGTTTCAATTGCCGGAGCATTCACCGCCACTCTTTACAAGGGACCACAAATTTTGTTGACTTCCTCTTTGAAGCCTCAAAATTATCTTCATTTCCAGGAAACTGACTGGATAATTGGAGGACTATATCTAGTAGTGGATTGTGTAGTGTCTTCGTTATATTTAATTGTACAG gcTTCCGTGCTTAAGAAATATCCAGTTGAGCTGATTGTGGTCTTCTTTTACTGCTTCTTCGCATCCATTCTATCAGCAATTGTCTCTCTGTTTATGGACAATAACTCAAATGCTTGGTTACTACAACCTGGTACAAGATCGTTCGCTGTTCTATACTCA GGAATATTTGGCTCAGCATTTCAAGTCAGTGTGATGTTTTGGTGCATTCGTAGAAAGGGACCTCTCTTTGTTGCTATGTTTCATCCTCTTGGAATTGTAATTGCTGCTGCATTGGGTATAATCTTCTTAGGAGATATTTTCTACCTTGGAAG CTTGGTTGGGTCAATTGTAATTGTTGTTGGCTTTTACGGTGTTATGTGgggaaaaacaaaagaagacaAGGTGGATGAAGACAAGCTCACAAGAAATATCAATTCAAAGGCCCCACTCTTGGAAATAAAGGATGCAGAGACAAAAATTTAA